Part of the Neisseria leonii genome is shown below.
GGACGACAAAATCGTCGTCGTACCGGCCGATGACCGCAATAACGGCAATGCCTACAACAGCTTGGACGATCTGCCGCCGCAGCTCATCAAGCAGATTGAATTCCACTTCAACCACTACAAAGCCCTGAAAAAACCGGGTTCCACCAAAGTGGAACACTGGGGCGGCATTGAAGAGGCCAAAGCCGTAATCCGCGAATCGCAGGCGCGCTGGAAAGCGCAGTAATTCAAGCAGCAGACAGGCCGTTTCAGACGGCCTTTTTGCTGTGTGCCGCAATACGGCGGATCCGCTTGACGGCGGCCGAAACGGGATACTGTCGGCGGTTCAGATAATGCAGAATGCGCCTGCCGACAGACCGTTTTACCGCCGTCGGCTTCATTCGCCCGCCACTTTCCTTTACAATGCAGCCGTCAATCCACCGCATAAAAGGAATCGTCATGACCCGTATGGTTCACTGTATCAAGCTGGGCAAGGAAGCCCCCGGCATGAAATTCGCCCCGCTGCCCAATGCGTTGGGCAAACGGATTTTCGACAATGTGTCGCAGGAAGCGTGGGACGCGTGGACGCGCCACCAAACCATGCTGATCAACGAAAACCGCCTGAGCCTGGCCGATCCGCGCGCGCGCGAGTATCTGGCGCAGCAGATGGAAAACTACTTTTTCGGCGACGGTGCCGATCAGGTTCAGGGCTACACCCCCGCTTAACCGCTGCCCGCCTTGCTCCGCCGTTTGGCGCATATCCGGATATCTTCGACCGTATGCACCGAACGGCGGTTTTTTGCTGCACGGAGGCCGTCTGAATCCGATGGTGCCGCCAACCGACAGCTGCGTAGGTCGGATACTTGTATCCGACATTTCAGACATTTCAGTTGCCTATCCGTGTCGGATACAAGTATCCGACCTACGGGCTTCGTTCAAGCTCCGCAGAAACTCACTATTGTCGTTTTTGCTCCGCCGCAGCGGTGCTGCGCACCGTTTTAGCTCCGCAGAAACCCGCTTCGCTCGTTTTCAGACGGCCTCGGGTACGGTGGGCTATAATCGGCTTTTTTGTGACAACGAGCAACAGGGGGCAGACGGTGTGGCATATCGTGGTAATCGGCTATATTTTTGTTACGCTGATGTTTTCGCTGGCACAGCCGGGGTTGGCCAGAATGCTGATTTATCTGGTGTTTCTCACGGTTCTGCCGACGCTGTTTCTGTTTTGGGCGGCATTCATCCGCGCGCGCAACCGCCGGTTGAAGCGGCAGTATGACGACCGCCCGTCCGGCGGTTAGCGGCTTGCCGTTGGTACAGAATTCCTTGTGGTGGGCGGGGTTTGCCGGTATGGCCTGGCGGGGGCGGGTGGCGCAGTATCAAAATCTGCATATTGGTAAAAGGCTTATGACTGATAAAATCATTTAAAAAATGGCTGATTTTAAATTGAATCCTGAGTCCTAAACTTGTCACATTCGTGTCATTTACCCTCGCTAGACTGAGCGAATATGAATTGTCATATTGGGTAGGTGGAAGATTAGTATGAAAATACTGTCAATTCTTT
Proteins encoded:
- a CDS encoding oxidative damage protection protein; protein product: MTRMVHCIKLGKEAPGMKFAPLPNALGKRIFDNVSQEAWDAWTRHQTMLINENRLSLADPRAREYLAQQMENYFFGDGADQVQGYTPA